The proteins below come from a single Drosophila kikkawai strain 14028-0561.14 chromosome 3R, DkikHiC1v2, whole genome shotgun sequence genomic window:
- the Rassf gene encoding serine-rich adhesin for platelets: MWKCHKCGKPVFFAERKQSLGYDWHPECLRCEECGKRLNPGQHAEHKGVPYCHVPCYGALFGPQLFGHGTRVESHKSYGVKGAQKPAGAQANGPTLPRDHLESKLKVYNQFYDNKSLEIRSREVNNRLVLEGALRVYWGVQGVIHLKEDDDQRTFVVRKRNSCRVSKAANESSSDKENEVSESLAPPTTTTGEVDQLSTDVSLSESMTFDSCSLNEISELPTTPEDASANTTGNSKEVTNGKVSNDDEDTTTTDSSGTLVEAPTASTSCVSSTLPSKLDNLEKLDWDDIDDLLQVERRHNEKDRIYETMPVKLPSSQSSSDSSPSKTSTDNTSTTTESSSTQSATTDSSSSDNFMTATGSLTANTNTQNTTTVTTTETTLDNYETSDDATLKPMDFEDFKRSVHQDYVNGTNSFKEPNDDTLKRNQPIDPSRIHDSLKLYGENSVMSKSFNCEHALRSIDPTLINDTMNLRSSVCSPRSSQRQYALQKSGSASATTAAPKKPYQQGRQLFEKGINRSKSGPSCFVYSDSDDDDDEATLRPQRLATIRRSDVPPRYIQIQMDCYPKENAAAASEGESSRADAPSITSGAAAGDELTQTEELFTASEGVGAGAAGLHVTEDGVVLRRPPRTGAAAIKRRSGNRRSRTKLKRRCSINGHYYNRETSFFTPPYGSQMSVWVSSMVTTTEVINLVLEKYKVDSAAENFSLFIVRDNGEQKRLKDDEYPLITRVTLGPHEDVARMFLVDARKTDEISNEVAQFLNLSLPECRAILERYDQEVAREVAKIKERYAELRRRIVSRMESLKVHL, from the exons ATGTGGAAGTGCCACAAGTGCGGCAAACCCGTTTTCTTTG CGGAACGTAAACAATCGCTCGGCTACGATTGGCATCCGGAATGTTTGCGCTGCGAGGAGTGCGGCAAGCGGCTGAATCCCGGCCAGCACGCCGAG CACAAAGGTGTGCCTTACTGCCATGTGCCCTGCTATGGAGCGCTGTTCGGACCCCAGCTGTTTGGCCATGGCACTAGGGTGGAATCCCACAAGAGCTACGGGGTGAAGGGTGCCCAGAAGCCTGCCGGAGCTCAGGCTAATGGCCCCACCCTGCCGCGTGATCACCTAGAATCTAAGCTGAAG GTCTACAATCAATTCTACGACAATAAAAGCCTGGAGATACGCAGCCGCGAGGTCAACAACCGCTTGGTGCTAGAGGGAGCCCTGCGCGTCTACTGGGGAGTGCAGGGAGTGATTCACCTGAAGGAGGACGATGACCAGCGAACGTTTGTGGTGCGCAAGAGGAACTCCTGCCGCGTGTCCAAGGCAGCAAAT GAGAGCAGCTCGGATAAGGAAAACGAGGTCAGCGAGTCACTTGCTCCGCCCACAACCACAACCGGTGAAGTGGACCAGCTTTCCACGGATGTTTCGCTGTCTGAGAGCATGACCTTTGACTCGTGCAGCCTAAACGAGATCTCAGAGCTGCCCACAACCCCCGAAGATGCCTCTGCCAACACCACGGGAAACAGCAAGGAAGTGACCAATGGCAAAGTCTCCAACGACGATGAGGATACAACCACTACGGACTCTTCGGGCACTTTGGTGGAGGCACCCACGGCCAGCACAAGCTGTGTCTCCAGCACGCTACCCTCTAAGCTGGACAATTTGGAAAAGTTGGACTGGGATGATATCGATGACCTGCTGCAGGTGGAGAGGCGCCACAATGAGAAGGATCGCATTTACGAGACAATGCCGGTCAAACTGCCTTCGTCGCAATCCTCCAGCGACAGTTCGCCCAGCAAAACGTCCACGGACAACACCTCCACCACTACGGAGTCGAGCTCTACGCAATCAGCCACCACGGATAGCAGCAGCTCGGATAACTTTATGACGGCCACGGGCTCGTTGACTGCAAACACGAACACCCAAAATACCACAACGGTGACAACCACCGAGACCACACTGGACAACTATGAGACCTCGGACGATGCTACCCTGAAGCCAATGGACTTTGAGGACTTTAAGCGCAGTGTGCACCAGGACTACGTCAATGGGACCAATTCCTTCAAGGAACCCAACGACGACACCCTGAAACGCAATCAGCCCATTGATCCGTCTCGTATCCACGACTCCCTCAAGCTCTACGGCGAGAACTCGGTGATGAGCAAAAGCTTTAACTGCGAGCATGCGCTGCGCTCCATAGATCCCACACTGATCAACGACACCATGAACTTGCGCAGCAGCGTGTGCTCGCCGCGATCCTCGCAGCGCCAGTACGCCTTGCAGAAGAGTGGTTCGGCATCCGCAACCACAGCGGCGCCCAAGAAGCCATATCAGCAGGGGCGACAGCTCTTTGAGAAGGGTATTAATCGCTCCAAGTCGGGACCCAGCTGCTTTGTATATTCCGAcagcgacgatgacgacgacgaggcCACCCTTCGGCCCCAACGCTTGGCAACCATTAGGCGCAGCGATGTCCCTCCCCGGTATATTCAAATCCAGATGGATTGCTATCCCAAAGAGAATGCAGCTGCCGCCAGCGAAGGAGAGTCCAGTCGTGCAGATGCTCCGTCCATAACCAGTGGAGCGGCCGCCGGCGATGAGCTCACCCAAACGGAGGAACTGTTTACAGCCAGCGAGGGcgttggagctggagctgccgGCCTGCATGTCACCGAAGATGGCGTGGTGCTACGAAGGCCCCCACGCACTGGAGCTGCAGCCATCAAGCGACGCAGTGGAAACCGCCG TTCCCGGACCAAGCTGAAACGTCGGTGCTCTATCAATGGTCACTATTACAATCGAGAGACTTCGTTTTTTACGCCGCCCTACGGCTCTCAGATGTCTGTGTGGGTGTCGTCGATGGTGACCACGACAGAGGTTATTAATTTGGTGCTGGAAAAATACAAAGTGGACAGTGCGGCGGAGAACTTTTCGCTCTTCATTGTGCGTGACAACGGAGAGCAAAAGCGTTTGAAGGATGACGAGTATCCCCTGATAACACGCGTCACTTTGGGTCCTCATGAGGATGTGGCTCgtatgtttttggttgatgCCCGCAAGACGGATGAAATCAG TAATGAAGTTGCTCAATTTTTGAATCTATCGCTGCCCGAATGTCGTGCCATTTTGGAGCGTTACGATCAGGAAGTGGCTCGCGAAGTGGCCAAAATTAAAGAAAG aTACGCCGAACTGCGTCGTCGCATTGTGAGTCGCATGGAATCTCTAAAAGTGCATTTGTAA